In a single window of the Candidatus Omnitrophota bacterium genome:
- a CDS encoding sugar phosphate isomerase/epimerase family protein — protein sequence MKIGLNLLLWDGTITDKHIAVMEKLKEIGFDGVEFPIFSFDRAQAKRLRTHLDRLQLACTITSCVPKEANPISEDAAIRKAALNHMKKTIEIAQILGAETIAGPFTAPVGYIVGRPRTDDEWKWGLDVMRKVAAAAEKTGVMLALEALNRFETFFINTSADACQFADEVNHPNFNIMWDTFHANIEEESIPKAMKAAAKRIVHVHVSENHRGIPGAGHIRFGEVFKCLKEMKYDRWLTVEAFGSALPELAAATCIWRPLFADSYELAAKSLAFIKKQWG from the coding sequence ATGAAAATCGGATTGAATCTGCTTCTATGGGATGGAACCATCACGGACAAACATATCGCCGTAATGGAGAAATTAAAAGAAATCGGTTTTGACGGCGTGGAGTTTCCCATCTTTTCCTTCGACCGCGCCCAGGCTAAGCGTTTGCGAACGCATCTTGACCGCTTGCAACTCGCCTGCACCATCACTTCCTGCGTGCCGAAGGAAGCTAATCCCATCAGCGAAGACGCCGCTATCCGCAAAGCCGCCTTGAACCACATGAAGAAGACCATCGAGATCGCCCAAATTCTCGGCGCCGAAACCATCGCCGGTCCCTTCACCGCGCCCGTTGGATATATCGTAGGCCGTCCCCGCACCGATGACGAATGGAAATGGGGTTTGGACGTTATGCGCAAAGTGGCGGCGGCGGCGGAAAAAACCGGCGTGATGCTGGCGCTGGAAGCGCTCAACCGCTTTGAAACGTTCTTTATCAATACCAGCGCCGACGCATGCCAATTCGCCGACGAGGTCAATCATCCCAACTTCAACATCATGTGGGATACGTTCCACGCCAACATCGAGGAAGAGAGCATTCCCAAAGCGATGAAGGCGGCGGCCAAACGCATCGTCCACGTTCACGTTTCCGAAAACCATCGCGGCATCCCTGGCGCAGGCCATATCCGATTCGGCGAAGTCTTCAAATGTTTGAAGGAGATGAAGTACGACCGTTGGCTTACCGTCGAAGCGTTCGGCAGCGCTTTGCCCGAACTGGCGGCGGCTACTTGCATCTGGCGGCCTCTCTT
- a CDS encoding family 16 glycoside hydrolase gives MLKARIGIFIVLPLFIGAVSACAVDYGFNSIFNGKDLSGWDGDPQFWTVEDGAITGRTTADNPAKENTFIFWRQGELDDFELHLSFRLINGNSGIQIRSRELEKWKAAGYQADMESSGGWMGALYDEHGRGPLATRGQKTVINEKGEKQPEQVSDPAELLAAVKKDDWNEYDVIAQGPHLIQKINGRVMSEVIDNDAKSVRSGKLALQIHVGPPMTVQFKDIRLKRLPLQDKKKIVLVAGKQSHGHGEHEHNAGVLLLKSCLDQLPSTINANYHDGWPSDPTAFDNADSIMIFMDGGGGHPMIRGDGLRQIGERMKKGAGLAVIHYAVEVPSDRGGAEMLNWIGGYYETGVSTNPIWTADFKSLPDHPVARGVKPFALRDEWYFNIHFRPDKKCVVPLLKAVPPDSIRGTEAAKAHPGREEVVSWCVEQPDGGRGFGFTGGHYHKNWGDDNFRKLVLNALYWTAHVEVPPDGVPSTVTPEQLGKNLDNDRER, from the coding sequence ATGCTCAAAGCAAGGATAGGGATATTTATCGTTTTGCCGCTTTTTATCGGCGCCGTTTCGGCTTGCGCCGTGGACTATGGCTTTAATAGCATTTTCAATGGCAAGGACCTTAGCGGTTGGGACGGCGATCCTCAGTTCTGGACCGTCGAGGACGGCGCTATAACGGGACGCACGACGGCGGACAATCCCGCCAAAGAAAACACGTTCATTTTCTGGCGTCAAGGAGAATTGGACGATTTCGAATTGCATCTTTCCTTCCGGCTTATCAACGGCAATTCCGGCATTCAAATACGCAGCCGGGAATTGGAAAAATGGAAAGCGGCGGGCTACCAGGCCGATATGGAATCGAGCGGCGGATGGATGGGCGCTCTCTACGACGAACATGGCCGCGGTCCCCTCGCCACTCGCGGACAAAAGACGGTCATCAACGAAAAAGGCGAAAAGCAGCCGGAGCAAGTTAGCGATCCGGCGGAATTGCTCGCCGCTGTTAAGAAGGACGATTGGAACGAATATGACGTCATCGCACAAGGCCCGCATTTGATCCAAAAGATCAATGGCCGCGTCATGTCGGAAGTAATCGACAATGACGCCAAGAGCGTGCGTTCGGGAAAACTCGCGTTGCAAATCCACGTCGGCCCTCCCATGACGGTTCAATTCAAGGACATTCGATTGAAGCGCCTGCCGTTGCAGGACAAGAAGAAGATTGTCCTGGTAGCGGGTAAGCAAAGCCATGGACATGGCGAACACGAACATAACGCCGGAGTGTTGCTTCTCAAATCCTGCCTAGATCAACTGCCATCCACCATCAACGCCAATTATCACGACGGCTGGCCATCCGATCCTACAGCTTTCGATAACGCCGATTCCATTATGATCTTCATGGATGGCGGCGGCGGACATCCTATGATTCGAGGCGACGGCTTGCGGCAAATCGGCGAGCGCATGAAAAAAGGCGCAGGGCTAGCGGTGATTCATTACGCCGTCGAAGTTCCCAGCGACCGGGGCGGAGCGGAAATGCTGAATTGGATCGGCGGATATTACGAAACCGGCGTTTCCACCAATCCAATATGGACGGCGGATTTCAAGAGCCTTCCCGATCATCCGGTGGCGCGCGGCGTGAAGCCATTTGCCTTGCGGGACGAATGGTATTTCAACATTCATTTCCGTCCGGATAAGAAGTGCGTTGTTCCTTTATTGAAAGCCGTTCCTCCCGATAGCATCCGGGGCACGGAAGCGGCTAAGGCGCATCCGGGGCGTGAAGAAGTCGTTTCCTGGTGCGTCGAACAACCGGATGGCGGACGCGGTTTCGGCTTTACAGGCGGGCATTATCATAAGAATTGGGGCGACGATAATTTCCGTAAGCTGGTGCTCAACGCTTTGTATTGGACGGCTCATGTGGAAGTCCCGCCCGACGGCGTCCCTTCCACTGTAACGCCGGAACAATTAGGGAAGAATCTGGATAACGATAGGGAAAGATGA
- a CDS encoding radical SAM protein, whose protein sequence is MSFKVFLGNGPWLKKGHYGVRAGSRWPHFEEEGADYLPFPFYLAYAAALLEKNRHECLIVDGVAERMREDEYVLRAAEFQPNAVIIEVSTASFETDLRQAAKIKERCPDAAIVFCGIHLDMYRPEFLQEQSLVDYVLKGEYDLAAARLIDALDRGESLEQVPNLVYRAESGEGRETERGSVILDLDSLPWPSRRQLPMLNYCDRPGGIPAPSLQMWSSRGCPFHCIFCAWPQIMYGNNRYRARNPADVVDEIEAMVKQYGFRSFYFDDDTFNIGKKRILTLCEEIKRRNLKLPWAAMSRADTSDHETLKAMKDAGLMGIKYGVESGSQELVDAADKDLNLQKVEEMVRYTRELGIHQHLTFSFGLPGETWETVRKTIDFAKRLNPETVQFSIMTPFPGSTFYKMLEAEGKLLSKDWSKYDGCNQSVVRTDALDGTDLERALRMAYNEWDRHKLLRPLKDFRQLKRVLSQPRHTWHTFKFLASRQLRRLWQPF, encoded by the coding sequence ATGAGTTTCAAAGTGTTTTTGGGGAACGGTCCCTGGTTGAAAAAAGGTCATTATGGAGTGCGCGCCGGTTCGCGCTGGCCTCATTTCGAAGAGGAAGGCGCCGATTACCTTCCTTTCCCCTTTTACTTGGCTTACGCCGCCGCCTTGTTGGAAAAGAACAGACATGAATGCCTGATCGTGGATGGAGTGGCGGAACGGATGCGGGAAGACGAATACGTCCTCCGCGCCGCCGAATTTCAACCCAATGCCGTCATCATCGAAGTCTCCACGGCTTCATTCGAAACCGACTTGCGCCAGGCCGCCAAGATCAAGGAACGATGCCCTGACGCAGCCATCGTATTTTGCGGAATCCACTTGGATATGTATCGTCCCGAATTCCTGCAAGAGCAATCGCTGGTGGACTATGTTTTGAAAGGGGAATACGATCTGGCCGCCGCCCGTCTCATCGACGCGCTGGATCGGGGAGAGAGCCTGGAGCAGGTTCCCAATCTGGTTTATCGCGCGGAGTCAGGCGAGGGGCGCGAAACGGAGCGGGGAAGCGTGATTCTCGATTTGGACTCGCTGCCGTGGCCGTCGCGCCGCCAGTTGCCAATGCTTAACTATTGCGACCGTCCGGGCGGCATTCCCGCTCCCAGTTTGCAAATGTGGTCGAGCCGGGGCTGCCCGTTTCATTGCATCTTCTGCGCCTGGCCGCAGATCATGTACGGCAACAACCGCTACCGCGCGCGCAATCCCGCCGATGTAGTGGACGAGATCGAGGCGATGGTCAAACAGTACGGTTTTCGTTCTTTCTACTTCGACGACGATACGTTCAACATCGGCAAGAAGCGGATACTGACTCTTTGCGAAGAGATCAAACGCCGCAATCTGAAATTGCCGTGGGCGGCGATGTCGCGGGCGGATACATCCGACCATGAAACCTTGAAGGCAATGAAAGACGCGGGGTTGATGGGCATCAAATACGGGGTGGAATCCGGCTCGCAGGAGTTGGTGGACGCGGCGGATAAGGACCTCAATCTGCAAAAAGTAGAAGAAATGGTGCGCTATACGCGGGAGTTGGGCATTCATCAACATTTGACGTTCAGTTTCGGATTGCCGGGCGAAACCTGGGAAACGGTAAGAAAAACCATCGATTTCGCCAAGCGCCTGAATCCGGAAACGGTGCAATTTTCCATTATGACCCCATTCCCCGGCTCTACATTCTACAAAATGCTGGAAGCGGAAGGCAAACTGCTGAGTAAAGACTGGTCGAAATACGACGGCTGCAACCAATCCGTCGTACGGACGGACGCGCTGGATGGGACCGACCTGGAGCGGGCGCTGCGCATGGCTTACAACGAATGGGACCGGCACAAACTGCTGCGTCCGTTAAAGGATTTCCGCCAACTCAAGCGGGTGCTATCCCAGCCGAGACATACCTGGCATACGTTCAAGTTTCTCGCCTCGCGGCAATTGCGGCGGTTATGGCAGCCGTTTTGA
- a CDS encoding Yip1 family protein: MERCYFHSIKEAEHQCIQCQKQVCGSCAILVEGEPYCQLCWDGIVTKMKRKAAEEQILPGIPWLQRRELGLAPAFLRTARQVLFEPSRFFSRMPPGADLGAPLLFAIICILIFWYPMNLFYIKIVFPPLLNQIQAQTLEIAPETDSNPAALRMSKLSERFQTLSKIDILMMTLNSLVSYILAASAIQHLLVNLFRGRQGFKTTLEIRCYSMTVQCLWLIPIVGIVLAELVSLIVCARGFQTAQHLSFPQALLVASIPVVLSLAAAAAVF; encoded by the coding sequence ATGGAACGCTGTTACTTTCATTCCATCAAGGAAGCGGAGCATCAGTGCATTCAATGCCAAAAACAGGTGTGCGGATCCTGCGCCATCCTGGTGGAGGGAGAGCCTTACTGCCAACTTTGTTGGGATGGAATCGTAACCAAAATGAAGAGGAAGGCGGCGGAAGAACAAATTCTTCCCGGCATTCCCTGGCTGCAACGGCGCGAATTGGGATTGGCGCCGGCTTTTCTGCGAACGGCGCGGCAAGTATTGTTCGAGCCGTCGCGCTTCTTTTCCCGCATGCCTCCCGGCGCGGACCTGGGAGCGCCGCTTTTATTTGCAATCATCTGCATTCTCATCTTTTGGTATCCGATGAATTTATTCTATATTAAAATTGTTTTTCCTCCTCTCTTGAATCAAATCCAAGCGCAAACGCTGGAAATCGCCCCCGAAACGGACAGCAATCCCGCCGCTTTACGCATGTCGAAACTGAGCGAGCGCTTTCAAACCTTATCGAAAATCGATATTCTTATGATGACCCTGAATTCCCTGGTCTCTTACATCTTGGCGGCATCCGCGATTCAACATCTGCTAGTGAATTTGTTTCGCGGGCGCCAAGGCTTCAAGACGACCTTGGAAATCCGTTGCTATTCGATGACGGTTCAGTGTCTATGGCTGATTCCCATCGTGGGAATCGTGTTGGCGGAGTTGGTTTCCTTAATTGTCTGCGCGCGCGGGTTTCAAACGGCTCAGCATCTCTCTTTTCCGCAAGCGCTGCTCGTCGCCAGCATCCCGGTTGTGCTCTCCTTGGCGGCGGCCGCCGCAGTTTTCTAA
- a CDS encoding DUF6788 family protein, whose product MRRERSRLLEELSTLSHLLRGSCLERFSTCSRPNCSCHTGLQHGPRAYLVVARDQSQRQVYISQTQVRAVRKGIQQYHRLLEIVDRITAINIQLMKGRVLDEPIL is encoded by the coding sequence TTGCGAAGAGAACGAAGCCGTCTGCTTGAGGAACTTTCCACGCTTTCTCACCTCTTGCGAGGCTCCTGCTTGGAACGGTTTTCCACTTGCTCTCGGCCAAACTGCTCTTGTCATACCGGTCTACAGCACGGTCCGCGAGCCTATTTGGTCGTCGCCCGAGACCAATCGCAACGTCAAGTCTATATCTCTCAAACTCAGGTTCGCGCCGTTCGCAAGGGCATCCAGCAATACCATCGACTCCTGGAGATCGTAGATCGGATCACTGCGATTAATATCCAACTCATGAAAGGAAGAGTGCTCGATGAACCTATCTTGTGA